From Pseudarthrobacter equi, a single genomic window includes:
- a CDS encoding hotdog fold thioesterase, translating to MAEATLSGATHPILENDYASEWMGIEVLALSDGHATIRMTLRQEMLNGFGMAHGGMIFAFGDTAFALACNPISPAPGEENTITVASGVDINFLKPAFRGQVLTAVADRRSSAGRSGLYDIQIFATDAHTPGAEPGTSTPGELIAEFRGRSRTIPKK from the coding sequence ATGGCTGAAGCAACACTCTCCGGGGCCACCCACCCCATCCTGGAAAACGACTATGCCTCCGAGTGGATGGGCATCGAGGTCCTGGCACTCAGCGACGGCCACGCCACCATCCGGATGACCCTCCGGCAGGAAATGCTCAACGGCTTCGGCATGGCACACGGCGGAATGATCTTCGCCTTCGGCGACACCGCCTTCGCCCTCGCGTGCAACCCGATCAGCCCCGCACCAGGCGAGGAAAACACCATCACCGTTGCCTCCGGCGTCGACATCAATTTCCTCAAGCCGGCGTTCCGTGGCCAGGTCCTCACCGCCGTGGCAGACCGCCGGTCCAGCGCCGGCCGCAGCGGCCTCTACGACATCCAGATCTTCGCCACCGACGCCCACACCCCCGGCGCGGAGCCCGGCACCAGCACCCCGGGCGAGCTCATCGCCGAGTTCCGCGGACGCAGCCGCACCATCCCCAAGAAGTAG
- a CDS encoding VOC family protein, which translates to MTLKMSTATTILPVDDAARARSFYTGKLGLPHRGMTDDGSELLGTDGGPMLQLMPVSDGKHSEHTALSFEVTDIERTVRDMEAMGVRFQDYNLPNLRTESHICTTDSEKCAWFMDTEHNILCVHERLNGQPDYQV; encoded by the coding sequence ATGACCCTCAAAATGAGCACAGCCACAACCATCCTGCCGGTCGATGACGCAGCCCGCGCCCGCAGTTTCTACACCGGGAAACTCGGACTCCCGCACCGCGGAATGACAGACGATGGAAGCGAATTACTCGGCACCGACGGCGGCCCGATGCTGCAGCTGATGCCCGTATCGGACGGCAAACACTCCGAGCACACGGCCTTGAGCTTCGAAGTGACGGACATCGAACGGACCGTCCGGGACATGGAAGCCATGGGCGTACGGTTCCAGGATTACAACCTGCCCAACCTTCGGACCGAAAGCCACATCTGCACCACCGACTCGGAAAAGTGCGCGTGGTTCATGGACACCGAGCACAACATCCTCTGCGTCCACGAGCGGCTGAACGGCCAGCCGGACTACCAGGTCTAG
- a CDS encoding TetR/AcrR family transcriptional regulator, protein MPSQTTSTNGAAANGSAKRGRPGYDQQSVLRIAVDVFNRHGYDATSMGILADNLGISKSAIYHHVPSKGDLLKLALDHALGGLESILEQPEATAGAADARLEFVLRRTVAVLVERLPFVTLLLRLRGNTEIERDALERRRTFDHKVAALISAARDEGSLRQDIDPRTVTRLLFGMINSIVEWYKPGGSLSPGKLADDVITMAFDGLHGQATPTA, encoded by the coding sequence ATGCCCAGCCAGACCACCAGCACCAACGGCGCAGCCGCCAACGGATCAGCCAAGCGCGGCCGCCCCGGCTACGACCAGCAATCGGTGCTGCGCATCGCCGTCGACGTCTTCAACCGCCATGGCTACGACGCGACGTCCATGGGGATCCTCGCGGACAACCTGGGCATCTCCAAGTCGGCCATCTACCACCACGTGCCGTCCAAGGGCGATCTGCTGAAGCTCGCCCTGGACCACGCGCTGGGCGGGCTGGAGTCCATCCTGGAACAGCCCGAGGCCACCGCAGGTGCCGCCGATGCCCGGCTGGAGTTCGTGCTGCGGCGCACCGTGGCGGTCCTCGTGGAGCGCCTGCCGTTCGTCACCCTGCTGCTGCGGCTGCGGGGCAACACCGAGATCGAGCGGGACGCGCTGGAACGCCGCCGCACGTTCGACCACAAGGTGGCTGCACTCATTTCCGCCGCCCGGGATGAGGGGTCACTGCGCCAGGACATCGACCCGCGCACGGTTACCCGCCTCCTGTTTGGCATGATCAACTCCATCGTGGAGTGGTACAAGCCCGGCGGTTCCCTGAGCCCCGGGAAGCTCGCGGACGATGTCATCACCATGGCCTTCGACGGCCTACACGGGCAAGCGACCCCCACAGCCTGA
- the paaK gene encoding phenylacetate--CoA ligase PaaK, with protein MTLHAPETPAAASVDTAATGTDAVLDREETISRDELEALQLSRLQHTVSYAYERVPLYKRKFDEAGIHPNDLRELADLGNFPFTTKDDLRAEYPFGMFAVPQNEVARIHASSGTTGRPTVVGYTKQDLADWAKLVARSFRAAGIRPGMKVHNAYGYGLFTGGLGAHAGAEALGCTVIPMSGGQTERQIQLIQDFKPDAILATPTYLLTIADAMAHMGIDPASTSLKFAVLGAEPWTQEMRHELEVMMNIKACDIYGLSEVMGPGVAGEAVETQDGSHIWEDHFRPEIIDPFNPLAGKENVLRDGEHGELVFTSLTKEALPIIRYRTKDLTRLLPGTARPAHRRMGRITGRSDDMIILRGVNLFPSQIEEIALRIPELSPHFQLELTRPEGQRMDQLTVRIERRDAVTIEQSTTAARALKEQIKIHVGSSCTVDVVDPGSLERSNGKLRRIYDMRPKG; from the coding sequence ATGACCCTGCATGCCCCCGAAACCCCTGCCGCCGCGTCCGTGGACACCGCAGCCACCGGCACCGACGCCGTCCTGGACCGCGAGGAGACCATCTCCCGCGACGAGCTCGAAGCGCTCCAGCTCAGCCGCCTCCAGCACACCGTCTCCTACGCCTACGAGCGCGTGCCGCTGTACAAGCGCAAGTTCGACGAAGCCGGCATCCACCCGAACGATCTCCGCGAACTGGCCGACCTCGGCAACTTCCCCTTCACCACCAAGGACGACCTGCGCGCCGAATACCCGTTCGGCATGTTCGCCGTGCCGCAGAACGAAGTAGCCCGCATCCACGCCAGCTCGGGCACCACCGGCCGGCCCACCGTCGTCGGGTACACCAAGCAGGACCTGGCCGACTGGGCAAAGCTCGTGGCCCGCAGCTTCCGCGCCGCCGGCATCCGCCCGGGCATGAAGGTCCACAACGCCTACGGCTACGGCCTGTTCACCGGCGGCCTGGGCGCGCACGCCGGCGCCGAGGCCCTGGGCTGCACCGTGATCCCGATGTCCGGCGGCCAGACCGAACGGCAGATCCAGCTGATCCAGGACTTCAAGCCGGACGCCATCCTGGCCACGCCCACATACCTGCTCACCATCGCCGACGCCATGGCACATATGGGCATCGACCCCGCCTCCACGTCGCTGAAGTTCGCCGTCCTGGGCGCCGAGCCGTGGACGCAGGAGATGCGGCACGAGCTCGAGGTCATGATGAACATCAAGGCCTGCGACATCTACGGCCTGTCCGAGGTGATGGGCCCGGGCGTTGCCGGCGAGGCCGTGGAAACGCAGGACGGCAGCCACATCTGGGAGGACCACTTCCGCCCCGAAATCATCGATCCCTTCAACCCCCTGGCGGGCAAGGAAAACGTCCTGCGCGACGGCGAACACGGCGAACTCGTCTTCACCTCGCTCACCAAGGAAGCCCTGCCGATCATCCGCTACCGCACCAAGGACCTCACCCGGCTCCTGCCCGGCACCGCCCGCCCGGCCCACCGCCGCATGGGACGCATCACCGGGCGCAGCGACGACATGATCATCCTGCGCGGCGTGAACCTCTTCCCGTCCCAGATTGAGGAAATTGCCCTCCGCATCCCCGAGCTCAGCCCGCACTTCCAGCTCGAGCTCACCCGCCCGGAAGGGCAGCGGATGGACCAGCTGACCGTCCGAATCGAACGGCGGGACGCCGTCACCATTGAGCAGAGCACGACGGCGGCACGCGCCTTGAAGGAGCAGATCAAGATCCACGTGGGTTCTTCGTGCACGGTGGACGTGGTGGATCCCGGATCGCTTGAGCGCTCCAACGGCAAGCTCCGCCGCATCTACGACATGCGGCCTAAGGGATAG